The DNA window GTCTCATTTCCCATGTCTCATTTCTGACACTTGAAACTTCTGCTGTTGCCCTCGCCTATGCTTGTCTTTATGCGGCTCTGAGCTTCCTAGTTGAAAACGTCCGCAACGGTCGGTTTTGATCATCTGTTACCACactttagaatcacctgggaagggaGGTTCACGAAGGAATGGTCTAGAGTAGGTTGGCCTGTGAGcttgtctgtgagggatttttgttttgttttttttgtttttgtttaaatccAGTTAGTTTGAGTGGGAAGATCCTCCTtgactgtgggtggcaccatatCCCACACTGGACCTTAGAATGAGAGAGCAAGCTGAACACAGCATGTGTGCACCCATTGCTCTCCTTTCCTGATTATGGGTGTGCTAGGACCAGCTTCCCCAGCATGTACTGCTGTGACTGCCCCATTCtggtggactgtgacctggaactgTGCTGAAATAATCCTTTTATCCCCTAAATTGGTTTTAGCGGGGTATTTGATAGCAGCAATGGAGACAGGGTTAAGACAGAACTTAATGTTATTCTCTGCCCTCTCTGAATCATACTCACTGTACACGTGGGGGCTCCTGGTCAAGACTTACTGATCTTTAACGTGCACTGTTACTAATAGGACTTCCTGGACCGCTCCTAACCCCATCTCTGGAAACCGAAGAGCGTCAGATTACACGGCTACGTTTGGCTATGTAATCTGTTTTTCCCCCATGCACTTCCGGATGGGGCACTATTCTTCCTAATATGTATTCCCTCTTCACAGTACAGAGCAACTGATTTTGTTGTTCCCGGGCCTGGAAAAGTAGAGATAACCTACACGCCAAAAGATGGAAGTCAAAAGGTGACGTACTTGGTGCATAGCTTTGAAGGTATGTGCAAGCAGCGTTTCATTTGAACAGGTGCCTTTGCAACCTTGTTACTGTTTTGCAAAAACCACTCTATGCAACTGCCTTAAAAGACAAGCTGACTATGCAACATTTCTGAGGAACATCAAAGGCTAAAATAAAAACGTGATGAGTTCCATGGTTTCCCGTGGCACAGATAGGCACAAGGGCCAAGCCTAATAGCTTAGGTGGAAATGCAGAGAGACAAAGAGTAGGGTGTAAGCGTGCATTTGTCTTAGAGTGGAAAGTGTCAGCCTCTGTTAGGATTGTACAAGTTAGGTGTTCCGGTCTCCTGCCCTGTATCCTTCTTCTTGCTTTATTGGGCTTTCTACTTAGACTTGATTTCATTATTtgctaaattattttccttttaccttTTTGAAAATCTATagtaacaacaaaaagagatttcTAAACACTTcaagtttcttttgaaattaagaacTGAAAAGTAACGCCAAGAAAAAAAAGGTGCATTAAGGGATGGGAGGGTGGTTTTGTGGGTAAAGCACTCACTGCACAAATTTTAGAACCTGACTTTGAAGCCCCAGAACCCACTAAGCTAAGGACAGTtatatgtctgtaaccccagcgcttTAAGACAAGAGGtgagacagggacaggagaaCCCACCCTGGCCTCTGCAGCAGTTAGTAGCAAGAGACCCCACCTTAAACAAGGTGGGAGACCAACACCTGAGTTGGTCTCCACACACAGtggtatagacacacacacacacacacactgcacacacacacactgcacacatacacagatttaTCTTAAAGGTTTATAAAGAAAATGGTCCAGAAATGAAAGCTTTTGTTGTCCTTACCTTCTCTAAGCAATATTGTTTTAGTAGAATCTAGTTCTGCAGGTTTTAGTGTTTTTCACGTTCTCAGCCAGTTAGCCTGGGGCCTTGGCATGGATTCAGGTTCTGACTTTCAGTGATAACACAGGTCAGTTAAAAGGAGCTGTGAAACACCCGTGATTACACGGAAACACAATTATTTCCACCAATTACTGTAGGTGTGCTCAGTATCCCCAGGAAATGAGAAGATTTTCACGCAGGCGTTAAAATGCAAATCTTTCTCCATGAGTGAAGACTAAGCACACCTAAGTTTAAAATGCGCATtgggaactggggggggggggtgcctcaCTGGATAAAGTACTTGCCGCGCAAGCATGCGTTCAAATCCTCAGAATGcacatgaaaagccaggcacagaggcaAATGTGCTCACccagggagacaggaagcagaggcgagGGACTCTAGAAGCTAGCTGACCTGACAAACACAGCCGTGAGCTGCAGAAGAGATCCTGCCCACAGCAACAGAAGACGAAGACTCACGTCAGAATTTGGCTCTTGGCTTACGTGAGCGCCATGGCAGCCAGGCATGACATCGACACATTCACAGACATATACATCACATATGCACACcgttaaaaaatgaaatacatgttGGAAATCGTTGAAATGTGTGAAGAGTTCCAATTTACTTGACTACTTCTCCCACCCCCTGCCCTTTTTTTATTGagaagggtttcactgtgtagctctggctatcctggcatttactatgtagaccaggctggcctcaagttgaccgagatctgcctgtctctgtgtgcctctgtgcttGCAGTCTTCAGACACTTAAAGACCATATGATTTCTTACTGCTGTTGCCCTTGCAAACACACATTCAAACATCCTCACCTAGCGCAAGTGCTTCTCTTAGGTGCCTGTGTCGTAGACTGTTCAAACTGGACAGTCACCTGGAATTCCACAGTCCTAGCCGAGTCCTGGCTGCTGAGAAATTGGTCTTCGGTGGTTATGCATGGTTTTGGCTCTGCTACAAATCCCATCACCCTgacctttcttctctttgttcttggtGGTTTCTCCTTCACAGAAGGTGGTGGTGTTGCCATGGGCATGTACAACCAGGATAAGTCAATCGAAGATTTTGCACACAGTTCCTTCCAGATGGCTCTGTCCAAGGGCTGGCCTCTGTATCTAAGCAccaaaaacactatcctgaagaAGTATGACGGGCGTTTCAAAGACATCTTTCAGGAGATCTATGACAAGTAGGTGcagctcttctcttccttctcctgtttgCAAGCAAGCTGGCACCTAGGGTGTAGCTCCTGGGACAGACGGAGAGAGCATCATCACTAATCCTCCCCTCAGGTGATGTCAAGTCTGAGTTTAGCAGAACTGGAAGGAAACCCCTCTCGGTGCCCCTAGAGGGTAAATGCACTCTTAAATTAGGGCCACACATTTATTTCTTGGTGGGGGAAGGATTGTTCAATGTTTGAATAAAGTAACCCATTTATATTGTAAAGTACTGATGGTCCAAAGTGAGTTTCTGAGGCAGAcccagcttgtttcttttctaagacCTTTGCTACGATGGAAAGTTCTGCTTTAAGCTGTCATTTGTCTTAGTATATAACAGTTTTCATTTCAGTGACGCGTACGCATGGCATAAGTCCCTGTTAGAGCAAGTGTTCAGGCGGGGGCTTAGAGATTAGATGAGAGACCTTTACTGGGGCATTGAGATTATGCTTCTTCCTACTGCCCACTGTTCCAGGCCTGGGCACCATCCACAGTGTGTCTGATTCCTGAAGTGTATCAAGCAATGCAATAGTCTATTCCCCTttactatattttgaaaataaattaaatctcaGAATCTGATCATTATACTGAAAATAATAGGACTTAAAGACATACTTGGGAGAACCTTTTTCCTCACCTAATTAATTCTCAGACCTTCATTCCTAAGACAGAATATTGTTCTCAGAGATGTCCAGTTTGAGGGGTCGCCACGAGAAGATGATTAGATAGGAATCTAAGCACATGTCTGTCAGTTCCAACTTTGTGCTGTATctactcaaaataatatttcctgTTCCTTTTGTGAGTTGCAAATGGCATCCCTGAGAAAACTAATTCTGTCGTcttcctgctttctgctgtttgtttgtgttaGGCAATACAAATCCCAGTTTGAAGCTCAGAAGATCTGGTATGAGCACAGGCTCATTGATGACATGGTGGCCCAAGCCATGAAGTCAGAGGGAGGCTTCATCTGGGCCTGTAAGAACTATGACGGTGATGTGCAGTCAGACTCTGTAGCCCAAGGTAAGCAGCCAGAGAACCGGGGAGAGGAAGCACGTGTCTGCTGGCAGTGAGGCCCATTCCACAGAGTTCTCAGGGGTGATAAGGGAATTTCTTAGTCCTTCATTGTCACGTGATGACAGTCAGCACTTCGGGGTGCCTGGAGGCACTCTTTAGGTAAGGGAAGCAAGCTCCTCCCAGGAAAGTGGCTTTGTTCAAATCACACAGCAAGTTCCGAGGTGCTTTGACCTTCCTGGCTCCGGTCTCACAATGGCGGCACAACTCAGCCTTGACGTGTCAGAGCCTCTAgtcggcctcagtttccccatcatcTCGTGGCGAGAATGTGAGCaagtggatttctttgagttccaaAGCCAGAATGATCTATGtggtgagttcaagaacagccaggaatccagagagaagctctgtctcagagaaacaaaagaatgtaaaaagaaaaccaagaagaagGAGTGAAGTGAGGGATCCCCCAAGGATGGGGTCTCCAAGAGCTCATTCATCTGGCAGTAAATCCTAAGTATGCTTCTGCTGGCCTTGAAGGCTGTTCTGATGTTCTGCAAAGCAATTGTTTGGTGTTCAGCTTCTAACTTGGGAAGTGACCAAAGCCCAACGTGGTTCACAAAAATTCCAGGAACCAGGGTGATTGTGCCAGGTGTTAGGGTCAAATAATTCCACACAGATTCCCTGACTTCCTCACGACCAAATTGTTCCTCGATTGAGGTTTGCACAAGAGAACTCCATGAACCTGAATCTCCCCTGATGAATGTTTGCTTAGCCCAGTTGTGTTTGTTTTCCCAGAAGGCACTGCTTGTGAGAGTTGAGTGTCTCTAATCAATTTGAAAACCAGTAGGCCAGCCTGACTGAAGATAACATGTGAGTTCCAGGTACCCTCCTAGTTCTCTAAAATCTCAAACATTTATGCTGAGTGGACAGAGGAAGGACAGTCCTTTTGCCAGGTCTCCATGGTAGATAAGAAAAGCCATTCCTTGTCATCCAAGTTCTGGAAAAGGTGCGCAGTCACCCTAAGACCTTGTGTGTGCTAGACAGGCGCTGTGCTAAATCCCCACATCTGTTGTTTTACATGTCCTGTCCTCATAGGAAAAGCATCTGGAGAAATACTTCTATTTCTAAAGTGTGGTAAGCCCTAAGCAAAGACCCAGGCAAGACCCCGTGTTTGTCTAGAGTCATAGTTCTCAGCATGcgggtctcaacccctttggggtcacacatcagatatttatAATACGAtttctaacagtagcaaaattacagttgtgacaTAGCAAAAAGAGATGTTATGATTGGGGtgagcacagcatgaggaactgtattcaagggttGAGTTagaaaggttaagaaccactgctctagagcctGTAAGTCAAGTTACCTCAGAGAATCAGTCAGATTACAAGGCAACAGACCCAGCTCCTGAGAGGTACGGCTGCTGGGTACCCTTCATTCATGTCCTCAGCTTGACAGTGGCACCAGCTAGTGTCTGAGTAGACGGGATGGGAGCCAGGAAGCCACAGTTGGGTGGCGTGCAGGTCAGTGAGATGCTGAGttcctctccagtcctgtgcATCTGAAGCCCCAGGCGGCACAGCGACTGAGCTGCTGCTGAGAGGccgctttctttcctttctaaacACTTCACctttgattcccaatttttttttaaatatttatttattatgcatacaatattctgtctgtgtgtatgtctgcaggccagaagaaggcaccaggcctcattacagatggttgtgagccaccatgtggttgccgggaattgaactcaggacctctggaagaacagtcagtgctcttaacctctgagccatctctccagccctgattccCAATTTTGAAATACGCAGTTGCTCTTATGCTCTCGGATCACTGTGCATAGATTTAGATTGGTACAGATAGGCAGTGGGAGGGGGAGTCATGATTCCTGCGGCGCATGCTTAGGACCTGTTGACGGATAGATAACAAGCTCTTGCGGATGCCGTCCTTTGGTGGTTAGGGGCTCCTCACTTTACACCTTGCTAGGTCCATGGTTCTCTTTTTACAGTCTCACCATGGGATTTGACCATAGGGAAATTGAGTGAGTCTCAAATTtggtttgagtttgtttttttttttttcatcaaatgcTTGAGATAACAAGTTACAGAGGGAAAAGACTGATTTCACTGAAGtcaaaagaccaaaacaacaTCTGCTGCTAActgtggctcagcaggcaaaggcatctgccaccaacCCTGGCGACCGCAGATCAGGTCCCAGGGTCTAcacggcagaaggagagaagtgtcctctgacctaaaCGTGTGCAACACCCGCAAATAGTAAAGAAGTATGACCAAAGTCGATGtcagaccaaaaagaaaagacatcagCTTCAGTAGGAGGCGCCCTGTAAGCAAGTGGAGAATGCctaaaaagaaaaggcagttgTGTGCACTTAGAAGCTGGAGTAAAGTTCTCTGAGTAGGAGCTACAGAAATGTCAGGAGTGCTGAACAGGGAAAGGATGTCCCTGCATCCAAGTCATCCTGCTTCTAATCTTTCTTGCCCACTCCAGCTGCAGAAGTGGAATGGAGGATAGGTGGTCCCCTATCCCAGAGAAGATGCCCCTAAGACAATGAAGGTGCCTCTCCAGACAAGTTCGACTCAGCCTTGAAGCTAGGATCCTGGAttctgaagggcagagagaggcGTTACCGACAGTTGTATGTTCATGAGCCAAGTTTATCACAGTCTGTCAGCATCCAGGCCCTTATTCTCATCTCCAGAGGCAGTGCTGCTCGTGCAGGTGGGCCCAACACTGTATGCTCTACCCCTCACAGGTTACGGGTCCCTTGGCATGATGACCAGTGTGCTGATTTGTCCAGATGGTAAGACGGTAGAAGCGGAGGCTGCCCATGGTACCGTCACACGTCACTACCGCATGCACCAGAAAGGACAGGAGACGTCCACCAACCCCATTGGTAAGATGCTGTACATCACTGATTTCCAACCAGAGACATCATCAAAGGCAATCTCAGAGGAACTGGGACACGTACCTTTGCCTCTTAGTCTCCTGTGCAAAACTGTCACGAAGTTACAAAGTTGCTGGCTCATTAGTGCTAGAAGCTGTGGTTTGTTTTAAGTGTGTTTCATTTGGATAGTGGGTAgtaagacaaggtctccctatgtaccccaggctatcctaggacatacacacacacacacacacacacacacacacacattacataatagccttgaacttgcagcaatccccctgcctctacttcccaaattcAGGGAatatgggtgtgagccatcatggcCAGCTACTGGGAGCTATTATAATGTCCTTTAAAATGCATAAAGTTGATCTTTGTTGGGGAGTAGAGATTACAGATAGGAGTGTTTTCCAAAGCATTTTCCTTCGCCCCGGAACAGTGAAGTGTTACTTAAGGCCATAGGGGTAATGGGGCTTCAGCTGTCCTAAAACTCGTCTCTAATTCATAGCATCTAATGATGCCCATCACCTAGACAAAACCCTGCCCCATCTCTGGAAAGGGTGAAACACTTGGAATCCCCATAACTGGAGTGGTAAAAATGCAGACTGCTCGTTTTCTTTCCACAGCCTCCATTTTTGCCTGGTCCCGAGGGTTAGCCCACAGAGCGAAGCTGGACAACAATACTGAACTGAGCTTCTTTGCGAAGGCTCTGGAAGAAGTCTGCATCGAGACCATCGAGGCCGGCTTTATGACTAAGGACTTGGCTGCTTGCATTAAAGGCTTACCCAAGTAAGTGCGAGGGTAGCAGGTAGGGACCCACTCAGCTTTGTGAGATGATAGTCTTTCTACGGCCACTCACCTTTGCCACAGATCACACAGAAGTGCCCAGCTACAGTGGCCTGCCAGCCAAACTCACGAGGCTGGAAAGGTGACTCGGTGCTTAAGAACacctgctgctctcacagagaacacgagttgggttcccagcacccaggtttgGTGGCTCAAAACTCCAGGGGTTCCAACATAGGCACCTACGCtgacatgcaggcacacacacacacgcacgcacacacatgcacgcacacacatgcacgcgcgcgcgcacacacacacacacacacttaaataaatctttaggaaGAGGGTAGACAGTGAAGAGAACTTGGAGACTAGGTTAGGTTATCCTaccctttgtttcttttaagttACCAATGAGTAAAGTAAACAGCATCAGTGTAAGCAGTCTGGATGGCACGGTGCCTTCCTGAAGTATCGTCCAGTGTCCCTGCAGTGCCAGGGTTTTTCTGAGGACCTGGAAGCTGACGTCCTAGCTAAATCAGCTGTTTTTCAGAGTCAGAGCTGGTTACTACATCTCATCTCAAGGAATCCTAAGGTCAGCCCTAAagccatatacacacaagcaacaaaACCTGGACTCCTCAGgctatgtttatatgtttatgcatacatgtgtaacaATAATTGGTGAAGAAGAGCCTATTAACCAGAGAGtggagggacagggaaggagcTGGAGTGCGGAAACTTGGGAGTGGCTGAAGGGAGAACAGGGAAGGAGGAATTTGATACAATCATATTTCAactaaaaatgtacaaaaataaaattttaaacgaAAAGGAAATTCtactaaaatataaactaataccACATCCCTACCAGTATAGCCTCAGAGATCTGTCATAGTCAGTGTAGGCCAGGAAAGGGGCAGACTCATTCACTATGTTTCTTCACTTAAATCTCAGATGCATTTGGAACATTCTTACCAGTGTAGAGGTTTTGTAACTTATTCTTTAGGCAGTCATTAGCAATTTTCTCCCAGACAATtcattgccttttgtttttattaagataaataaaagtaagagcattaaaaccttttttaagaATATGAAACAGTGTAGAGAAATGTAGGTAAACACATGCTGTACCCTGGATGGGCTTTGTTATTTCTAAGATAAAAATCAGAAGTGGGATGGTGTAGTCACATCAGTATAAACTGAACTGAAGCTCCTCTTAGTTCAAAGCTACACAGTAAGGAGCCTTCTGTGgatgtgtgcacctgtgtctcCGCTGCAGGCtgccctgtgcatgtgtgcacccgTGGCTCTGCTGCAGGCTGCCCTGTGCATATGTGCACCTGTGTCTCTGCTGTAGGCtgccctgtgcatgtgtgcacctgtgtctcCGCTGCAGGCtgccctgtgcatgtgtgcacctgtggcTCCGCtgccctgtgcatgtgtgcacctgtggcTCTGCagccctgtgcatgtgtgcacccgTGGCTCTGTTGTAGACtgccctgtgcatgtgtgcacctgtgtctcTGCTGCAGGCtaccctgtgcatgtgtgtacctgtggctCCACTGCCCTGTGCATATGTGCACCTGTGTCTCCGCTGCAGGCtgtcctgtgcatgtgtgtacctgtggctCCGCtgccctgtgcatgtgtgcacccatGGCTCTGCTGTAGACtgccctgtgcatgtgtgcacatgtggctCTGTTGTAGACtgccctgtgcatgtgtgcacacgtggtTCTGTTGTAGACtgccctgtgcatgtgtgtacccgTGGCTCTGCTGTAGACtgccctgtgcatgtgtgcacccatGACTCTGCTGTAGACTGCCCTGAACACGGTCAGCCCTAGAACCTCAGCCATCGCCCATGGGTTTGTAGCTTATGAACATTTAGCCACTTCTAGAAATGTGAGTGGGATGGCtaggatttgtttttaattacctCCTGGTATACCAGAGAAAAacctaaatttctttctttttctttcttccaccagTGTCCAACGTTCTGACTACTTGAATACATTTGAGTTCATGGACAAACTTGGAGAAAACTTGAAGGCCAAATTAGCTCAGGCCAAACTTTAAGGTCAAACCTGGACTTAGCGGAACAAGTGTCTGTGGTAACTAAGTCCAcaggtttactttttttttaaaaaaaaaaaaataacactcaaagatagaaacaaaaatcattttgtaaTTTGTTTAGAGGACAAAGTTGAACTTTTCTATGTGTCtgcaggcttttttctttttcatacgGTCATGGCCACCTTAATGAACATGCTGGGGacttttttaattgtattttattgtgtagTGGCAGTTTAGGTCTTATGTTAGTGCCCGTTCACGTTAACTGTCACCTTTCTCTTGCTCTAATACAAATGACCAAAATCAGAAGTGCTCCAGATGGTGGGCAAGAGGTGCAGTTTGGTGAAAAAGAAGGCCGCTCGCTTCCCTGTGCCCGTGAGTGTGAGCCCTCGGGCTTTGCGTGCGAATGTTACCCTGCGTGTGGGAGAGCTGGACAGTGAGCCTGCACAAGATGGAACAGATGGAATGTATGTAGCTAAGACGCAGGGCAGCCGTGTTTGTGAAGAGCATCTGTGTGTCCGATATACTAAGTATATTTTAAGGCCACTGGAGAATTCCAACTCTAGAATAAATGCAGACTGGAGGTTTTCCCTCTTTGATTTCTCTCCCCCCATGGCCCACCCTAAGTATTATCCCACCCCAAATAGCACATTTCACTCGCGTGCAATCATGAAAACTGCACCTTTTTGGATTTCTGCTggcctcttccatttcttttatataaatgtgatttttcaGAAGTGGATACTAAACACTATTCCAGTCCAGTTCTTCCAAActgttcattttaattaaaattatgtgCTAATGACTCTTCTGagtttatttactgtgtgtggttAGAGtcgtctttgtttcttttcctattaCTGTAGTGAAAATAAAGGCCACCTAAAGGAGGAAGGGCGAGTTTTCCCCACAGTGTAAGGTACAGTCCCATCGTGGCAGGGAAGATACGGgaacaggagcttgaagcagctggtcatgtgTCCGTAGTCCCAAGGCAGAGTAGTGAATGTCTGCTAGAGCTTAGCCTGCTTCCTGTGTTCTACATCATCCAAGACTCCCTGCCCAGGAAGTGGAGCAGCCCACAACAAAGGCATAACAGAAATCAAGATAATCCCTTCCCTGCATGCCCAGAGGCCGTATCCCAAGTGGTTCTAGGCTCTGTGCAGTCGAAAAAGTCACACTAACCATCACAAATACAAGGTTATATCCTGGCCATAGGAACtgaatttgaaaatatgttttttctCTGAAGTAGTTTACTGTGGGGGAAAGTGTGTAAGTTTGTAATCAACAGACAATGAGGGGAATCTACATGTAAAGAAAGAGGACTGACTTAAGGAACTATTTATTAATAAACTGTCAGAGCAGACACTGCATAGACTGAAGAATGTAGGCATTGCCGTGTAAGTTCACAGGGAGACCGGGAAGACTGCTAAGAAGGAGGAGGCACGATCATATTCTCAATCTTAAAATAGCACTCGTACAGAATTCGTGGCGGAGGGTAAGATGGCAGACACTCTTGGGGGAGGAAGACCACTTTAGGGGCGACTGTAATATATTAATTGGAAAACATTGAAGATCGTATGGGAGGATCATGGGATGGGACTCTAAGATCATGGAAGCGGATGGGAAGGACTGATGGCTCAGTGAAGTGCTCACAAGAAAACCTGAGGTCAatctccaaataaaataaagaagtctgtgtgatcccagcactgaggggatGAAGACAGCAGGTGcctggccaaccagtctagctCACTTGGAAAGTTCTAGGTCAGTGAGAGAACACTCTCAGAAAAATGAGGTGGTTTGTACCTGAGGAATAGCAGTCATAGCCTCTGGCCTACCCGTGCatgcacatttgtacacacatgtatgtgcacgcacacacacatacatgtatacagaagCCCAGAGAAACTGGACGAGTGGTTTTCTCTGTAACAAGA is part of the Arvicola amphibius chromosome 8, mArvAmp1.2, whole genome shotgun sequence genome and encodes:
- the Idh1 gene encoding isocitrate dehydrogenase [NADP] cytoplasmic; the encoded protein is MSKKIRGGSVVEMQGDEMTRVIWELIKEKLILPYVELDLHSYDLGIENRDATNDQVTKDAAEAIKKYNVGIKCATITPDEKRVEEFKLKQMWKSPNGTIRNILGGTVFREAIICKNIPRLVTGWVKPIIIGRHAYGDQYRATDFVVPGPGKVEITYTPKDGSQKVTYLVHSFEEGGGVAMGMYNQDKSIEDFAHSSFQMALSKGWPLYLSTKNTILKKYDGRFKDIFQEIYDKQYKSQFEAQKIWYEHRLIDDMVAQAMKSEGGFIWACKNYDGDVQSDSVAQGYGSLGMMTSVLICPDGKTVEAEAAHGTVTRHYRMHQKGQETSTNPIASIFAWSRGLAHRAKLDNNTELSFFAKALEEVCIETIEAGFMTKDLAACIKGLPNVQRSDYLNTFEFMDKLGENLKAKLAQAKL